The Pseudomonas azotoformans genome has a segment encoding these proteins:
- a CDS encoding MAPEG family protein, whose translation MTVAFWCVLIAIFLPYLCTGVAKFSGGKFGPRQNHDPRAFLDTLEGFAKRAHSAQLNSFEVTPAFAAAVIIAHLAGTAELVTINVLAVLFITSRLLYIICYLADWAMLRSLVWFVGMALIASFFFVSI comes from the coding sequence ATGACGGTCGCTTTCTGGTGTGTGTTGATCGCAATTTTTCTACCTTACCTGTGCACAGGTGTGGCCAAGTTCAGCGGCGGCAAGTTCGGCCCACGGCAGAACCACGACCCTCGCGCTTTCCTGGACACCCTTGAAGGGTTTGCCAAGCGTGCCCACAGTGCCCAGCTCAACAGTTTTGAAGTCACCCCGGCCTTCGCGGCGGCAGTGATCATCGCGCACCTGGCGGGTACGGCCGAATTGGTGACCATCAATGTGCTGGCTGTGCTGTTTATCACCAGCCGCCTGCTGTACATCATCTGCTACCTGGCGGATTGGGCGATGTTGCGTTCGCTTGTGTGGTTCGTGGGGATGGCGTTGATTGCGAGTTTCTTCTTTGTCTCGATCTGA
- a CDS encoding cation:proton antiporter has product MLELVAAFICLTTLLTYVNFRFIGLPPTIGVMVTALVFSLILQGLSVLGYPGLEERIQQLIGQIDFGDLLMNWMLSFLLFAGALHVNLNDLRSYRWPIGLLATFGVLIATVVIGSLAYYIFALFGWHVSFLYCLLFGALISPTDPIAVLGVLRTANASKPLKTTIVGESLFNDGTAVVVFTVLLGIAQLGETPTVGATALLFAHEAIGGVVFGGLIGYLVYLMIKSIEQHQIEVMLTLALVIGGSAMATELHVSAPIAMVVAGLIIGNLGRKLAMNDMTRRYLDGFWELLDDMLNALLFALIGMELLLLPFNWLHVFAASLLAVAILLSRLLTVAPAILLLRRWRTVPRGTIRILTWGGLRGGVSVALALALPLGPERDLLLSITYIVVLSSILLQGLSIGKLVKRVTRDEPQAAPDTH; this is encoded by the coding sequence ATGCTTGAACTTGTCGCCGCCTTTATTTGCCTCACCACCCTGCTCACCTATGTGAATTTCCGTTTTATCGGCCTGCCGCCCACCATCGGTGTGATGGTCACGGCCCTGGTGTTTTCGCTGATCCTGCAAGGCTTGAGCGTTCTCGGCTACCCAGGCCTGGAAGAGCGTATCCAGCAATTGATCGGCCAGATCGACTTCGGCGATTTGCTGATGAACTGGATGCTGTCGTTCCTGCTGTTCGCCGGCGCCCTGCACGTGAACCTGAACGACCTGCGCAGCTACCGCTGGCCCATCGGCCTGCTGGCGACCTTCGGCGTATTGATCGCGACCGTGGTGATCGGCAGCTTGGCGTATTACATCTTCGCCCTGTTTGGCTGGCACGTGAGCTTCCTTTACTGCCTGCTATTTGGTGCGCTGATTTCACCCACCGACCCGATTGCGGTACTGGGCGTGCTGCGTACCGCCAATGCCTCGAAACCGCTGAAAACCACCATCGTGGGCGAGTCACTGTTCAACGACGGTACCGCTGTCGTGGTCTTCACCGTGCTGCTGGGCATCGCACAGCTGGGCGAAACCCCGACCGTCGGCGCCACCGCCCTGCTGTTCGCCCATGAAGCCATCGGCGGCGTGGTATTCGGCGGTCTGATCGGCTACTTGGTCTACCTGATGATCAAGAGCATCGAGCAGCACCAGATCGAAGTGATGCTGACCCTCGCCCTGGTGATCGGCGGCTCGGCGATGGCCACCGAGCTGCACGTCTCGGCACCGATTGCGATGGTGGTAGCCGGTCTGATCATCGGCAACCTGGGCCGCAAGCTGGCGATGAATGACATGACCCGTCGCTACCTCGATGGCTTCTGGGAGCTGCTCGACGACATGCTCAATGCGCTGCTGTTCGCCCTGATCGGCATGGAACTGCTGCTCTTGCCGTTCAACTGGTTGCACGTATTCGCCGCCAGCCTGCTGGCCGTGGCAATCCTGCTGTCGCGCCTGTTGACGGTGGCCCCGGCGATCCTGCTGCTACGGCGCTGGCGCACGGTGCCACGCGGCACCATCCGCATCCTCACTTGGGGCGGTTTGCGTGGTGGTGTATCGGTAGCGTTGGCCCTGGCACTGCCGCTGGGCCCGGAGCGTGACCTGCTGCTGAGCATCACGTACATCGTGGTGCTGTCGTCGATCCTGTTGCAGGGCTTGAGCATCGGCAAGCTGGTCAAGCGCGTGACCCGGGATGAGCCCCAGGCCGCACCTGACACTCACTGA
- a CDS encoding formate/nitrite transporter family protein encodes MATDESGKTPNLSQEEQQDVDKNQPPRAAVLHEIIRTQGDQELERSVAALWWSALAAGLTMGLSLMAMGLLNSRLPDGEAFKVIASFGYCAGFLAVILARQQLFTENTLTAVLPVMSKPTLGNAGRLLRLWTVVLVGNLCGTLLVAYVMLHLPIFDTRTDQAFLEIGRKIMENDASQMFAKGIISGWMIATMVWMIPSMESAKMFIIILITYLMALGDFTHIVVGSAEVSYLVFAGELAWKDFWLVFAGPTLAGNIIGGSFIFALISHAQIRSESSLPGKKAADPRHPQRIDKDQ; translated from the coding sequence ATGGCCACCGACGAATCAGGCAAAACCCCCAACCTGTCGCAGGAAGAGCAGCAGGACGTCGACAAAAACCAGCCACCCCGCGCGGCGGTATTGCATGAAATCATCCGTACCCAGGGCGACCAGGAGTTGGAGCGCAGCGTCGCCGCCTTGTGGTGGTCGGCGTTGGCCGCCGGGTTGACCATGGGACTGTCGCTGATGGCGATGGGGTTGCTCAACTCGCGCCTGCCGGATGGCGAAGCCTTCAAGGTGATCGCCAGCTTCGGTTACTGCGCAGGCTTCCTGGCGGTGATCCTCGCGCGTCAGCAGTTGTTCACCGAAAACACCCTGACGGCGGTGCTGCCGGTGATGAGCAAGCCCACCCTGGGCAACGCCGGGCGACTGTTGCGATTATGGACGGTGGTACTGGTCGGCAACCTGTGCGGCACCCTGCTGGTGGCTTATGTGATGTTGCACTTGCCGATCTTCGATACCCGGACTGACCAGGCCTTCCTCGAAATCGGGCGCAAGATCATGGAAAACGACGCCAGCCAGATGTTCGCCAAAGGCATCATCTCCGGCTGGATGATCGCGACCATGGTGTGGATGATCCCGTCGATGGAAAGCGCCAAGATGTTCATCATCATCCTGATCACTTACCTGATGGCGCTGGGGGACTTTACCCATATCGTGGTGGGTTCGGCGGAGGTGTCATACCTGGTGTTTGCCGGCGAACTGGCGTGGAAGGACTTCTGGCTGGTGTTCGCCGGGCCGACGCTGGCGGGCAATATCATTGGCGGCAGCTTTATCTTTGCGCTGATCAGCCACGCGCAGATTCGCAGCGAAAGCAGCCTGCCAGGCAAGAAGGCTGCGGACCCCAGGCATCCGCAGCGGATCGACAAGGATCAGTGA
- a CDS encoding patatin-like phospholipase family protein yields the protein MKVFNSITKIQPSVTEEAYAPTQQAVETPLVEGVGTRNVTLMRDQQGRVDVFLSAPPVTSLVLSGGGAKGIAFSGVVRALEDAQKLQGIQSISGSSAGAISAALIASGMGAEAFDKLSDGIDLPSLLNSQDAVTAWMQDASTTLGKLVGRLPGAVGSTSQLLMTLLPRLQTEALPLEELIRNESRQSILGHIAQTPRETRSAQIMRIADRLSAGGAPTFGDLEVLSRDVPAIKQLNITGTGMFADRPQLVVFNASLTPQMDIARAAHISGALPLVFKSPVEQGHGFQASAESTAFKDGGLLLNTPAPGVVDRAFPESPLAKSEALIVKFESDASGERARSGSFLSHLADRITGVAHSAAGAFQDKKLEAFAEQIVTLPLKTEKGDFRGLLTGTVNFTMQDEQKQHLQAKARQAVDAHLERRTTALEHHAFQSLDDAVLAMDDSMLASVQPTLQKDPAASDVLMFRDSAKQALQVLDSAITEANQAQGALVFTPKILSALRNLDVLAQRPEHIDWLGRRLNVARQPNFQQLLQAAAKQIAGGALPKSKVIGRAVAEMSVRDIATKAENFTREVIYPSLFRPGQPESNVELLHRAAQDLAWSTTATEFNRVLDTLEDSYKARNKPWDKASSSTTVEMAKAWKLKV from the coding sequence ATGAAAGTGTTTAACTCGATCACCAAGATTCAACCCTCAGTGACTGAAGAGGCGTATGCCCCGACCCAGCAAGCGGTGGAGACGCCGCTGGTGGAGGGGGTGGGCACGCGCAATGTGACACTCATGCGTGATCAGCAGGGACGGGTGGACGTGTTTTTATCGGCCCCCCCTGTTACCAGCCTGGTACTCAGTGGCGGTGGCGCCAAGGGCATTGCTTTCTCGGGGGTGGTGCGGGCACTTGAGGACGCCCAGAAGCTGCAAGGTATCCAATCGATTTCCGGCTCATCTGCCGGTGCTATTTCAGCAGCACTGATTGCCAGTGGCATGGGGGCTGAAGCGTTCGACAAGTTGTCGGATGGTATCGATTTGCCAAGCCTGCTCAATAGCCAAGACGCCGTGACGGCCTGGATGCAGGATGCCAGTACGACACTGGGCAAGCTGGTCGGGCGCTTGCCCGGCGCCGTCGGCAGTACCTCGCAATTGTTGATGACCTTGCTGCCGCGCCTGCAGACCGAGGCACTTCCCCTTGAAGAACTGATTCGCAATGAGTCGCGCCAGTCGATTCTGGGTCATATCGCGCAAACCCCTCGGGAAACCCGCTCGGCGCAAATCATGCGCATTGCTGACAGGTTGAGTGCCGGAGGCGCTCCTACGTTTGGTGATCTTGAGGTGCTGAGTCGGGATGTACCTGCGATCAAGCAACTCAACATCACCGGCACCGGCATGTTTGCCGACCGTCCACAGCTGGTGGTGTTCAATGCGAGCCTGACGCCGCAGATGGACATCGCCAGGGCGGCGCATATTTCCGGCGCGTTGCCACTGGTGTTCAAGAGCCCCGTGGAACAAGGTCATGGCTTTCAGGCGTCAGCTGAAAGCACCGCATTCAAGGATGGTGGCCTGCTGCTCAATACCCCGGCGCCAGGTGTGGTGGATCGGGCGTTTCCCGAGAGCCCCCTGGCCAAGTCCGAGGCGTTGATCGTCAAGTTCGAGTCAGATGCCTCTGGTGAGCGAGCGCGCAGTGGCAGTTTTTTGAGCCACTTGGCAGATCGCATCACGGGCGTTGCGCATTCGGCTGCTGGTGCCTTCCAGGACAAAAAGCTCGAAGCGTTCGCCGAGCAGATCGTGACATTGCCCCTCAAGACTGAAAAAGGCGATTTTCGAGGCCTGCTCACGGGCACGGTCAACTTCACGATGCAGGATGAGCAGAAGCAACACCTGCAAGCGAAGGCGCGCCAGGCGGTAGACGCGCATTTGGAGCGTCGCACCACCGCACTTGAGCACCACGCTTTCCAATCGCTGGATGACGCCGTGTTGGCCATGGATGATTCAATGCTCGCCAGCGTGCAACCGACGCTGCAAAAAGACCCCGCCGCCTCGGATGTGCTGATGTTTCGGGATAGCGCAAAACAGGCGTTGCAAGTCCTGGATTCTGCGATTACCGAGGCGAACCAGGCGCAAGGCGCGTTGGTGTTCACGCCGAAAATCTTATCGGCTCTGCGCAATCTCGATGTCCTTGCCCAGCGTCCGGAGCACATCGATTGGTTGGGGCGGCGCCTCAATGTCGCCCGTCAGCCCAATTTTCAGCAGTTGTTGCAAGCGGCGGCCAAGCAGATCGCAGGCGGTGCATTGCCGAAGTCCAAGGTCATTGGCCGTGCTGTCGCTGAGATGAGCGTGCGTGATATTGCGACGAAAGCTGAAAACTTCACGCGTGAGGTGATCTACCCGTCGCTGTTCCGACCCGGCCAGCCCGAGTCTAACGTTGAACTGTTGCACCGTGCGGCCCAAGACTTGGCATGGTCCACCACGGCCACCGAATTCAACCGGGTACTCGACACCCTTGAGGACAGTTACAAGGCGCGCAACAAGCCCTGGGACAAGGCCTCCAGTTCTACCACCGTGGAGATGGCCAAGGCCTGGAAGCTAAAGGTTTAG
- a CDS encoding acyl-CoA thioesterase, whose translation MNFHTRKWVKPEDLNPNGTLFGGSLLRWIDEEAAIYAIVQLGNQRVVTKYISEINFVSASRQGDIIELGITATEFGRTSITLTCEVRNKITRKSILTVEKMVFVNLGEDGLPAPHGRTEIRYVKDQFKDDSLPE comes from the coding sequence ATGAACTTCCACACCCGCAAATGGGTAAAACCCGAAGACCTCAACCCCAACGGCACCCTGTTCGGCGGCAGCCTGCTGCGCTGGATCGACGAAGAGGCGGCGATCTACGCCATCGTCCAACTGGGCAACCAGCGCGTGGTAACCAAGTACATCTCCGAAATCAACTTCGTCAGCGCTTCGCGCCAGGGCGACATCATCGAACTGGGCATTACCGCTACCGAATTTGGTCGCACCTCCATCACCTTGACCTGTGAAGTGCGCAACAAGATCACCCGAAAAAGTATCCTCACGGTAGAGAAAATGGTCTTCGTCAACCTCGGCGAAGATGGTCTGCCCGCGCCCCACGGCCGCACCGAGATCCGGTACGTGAAGGACCAGTTCAAGGACGATAGCCTTCCCGAGTAA
- the ahcY gene encoding adenosylhomocysteinase has product MSAVNTPADFNDYKVADMSLAAWGRRETFIAESEMPALMGLRRKYAAEQPLKGAKILGCIHMTIQTAVLIETLVALGAEVRWSSCNIFSTQDQAAAAIAAAGIAVFAWKGETEEEYEWCLEQTILKDGAPWDANMILDDGGDLTELLHKKYPQILDRVHGVTEETTTGVHRLLDMLAKGELKIPAINVNDSVTKSKNDNKYGCRHSLNDAIKRGTDHLLSGKQALVIGYGDVGKGSSQSLRQEGMIVKVSEVDPICAMQACMDGFEVVSPFINGQNDGTEASIDKALLGKIDLIVTTTGNVNVCDANMLKALKKRAVVCNIGHFDNEIDTAFMRKNWAWEEVKPQVHKVHRTGAGDFDPQNDDYLILLAEGRLVNLGNATGHPSRIMDGSFANQVLAQIFLFGQKYADLSPAQKAERLTVEVLPKKLDEEVALEMVRGFGGVVTQLTKTQADYIGVTVEGPFKPHAYRY; this is encoded by the coding sequence ATGAGCGCTGTAAACACGCCTGCAGATTTCAACGACTACAAAGTCGCCGACATGTCCCTCGCTGCCTGGGGCCGTCGCGAAACCTTTATCGCCGAATCCGAAATGCCTGCCCTGATGGGTCTGCGCCGCAAGTACGCCGCTGAGCAACCGCTCAAAGGCGCGAAGATCCTCGGCTGCATCCACATGACCATCCAGACTGCCGTGCTGATCGAAACCCTGGTTGCCCTGGGTGCCGAAGTGCGTTGGTCCTCTTGCAACATCTTCTCGACTCAAGACCAGGCCGCTGCCGCTATCGCCGCTGCCGGTATCGCTGTATTCGCCTGGAAAGGCGAGACCGAAGAAGAGTACGAGTGGTGCCTGGAGCAAACCATCCTCAAGGATGGCGCGCCATGGGATGCCAACATGATCCTCGACGACGGCGGCGACCTGACCGAGCTGCTGCACAAGAAGTACCCGCAGATCCTGGACCGCGTCCACGGTGTGACCGAAGAAACCACCACCGGCGTGCACCGCCTGTTGGACATGCTGGCCAAGGGCGAGCTGAAAATCCCGGCCATCAACGTCAACGACTCGGTGACCAAGAGCAAGAACGACAACAAGTACGGCTGCCGTCACAGCCTGAACGATGCCATCAAGCGCGGTACCGACCACCTGCTGTCGGGCAAGCAAGCCCTGGTGATCGGCTACGGTGACGTGGGCAAGGGTTCGTCCCAGTCCCTGCGTCAGGAAGGCATGATCGTAAAAGTCTCCGAAGTTGACCCGATCTGCGCCATGCAAGCCTGCATGGACGGTTTCGAAGTGGTTTCGCCGTTCATCAACGGCCAGAACGACGGCACTGAAGCCAGCATCGACAAGGCCCTGCTGGGCAAGATCGACCTGATCGTGACCACCACCGGTAACGTGAATGTCTGCGACGCGAACATGCTCAAGGCCCTGAAGAAGCGCGCTGTTGTCTGCAACATCGGCCACTTCGACAACGAAATCGACACGGCTTTCATGCGTAAAAACTGGGCATGGGAAGAAGTGAAGCCACAGGTACACAAGGTTCACCGTACCGGTGCAGGCGATTTCGACCCGCAGAACGACGACTACCTGATCCTGCTGGCTGAAGGCCGCCTGGTTAACCTCGGCAACGCCACTGGCCACCCAAGCCGCATCATGGACGGCTCGTTCGCCAACCAGGTACTGGCGCAGATCTTCCTGTTCGGCCAGAAGTACGCCGACCTGTCGCCTGCCCAGAAAGCCGAGCGCCTGACCGTGGAAGTATTGCCGAAGAAACTCGACGAAGAAGTGGCCCTGGAAATGGTCCGCGGCTTTGGCGGCGTAGTGACTCAACTGACCAAGACCCAGGCCGACTACATCGGCGTGACCGTCGAAGGTCCGTTCAAGCCGCACGCTTATCGGTACTAA
- the metF gene encoding methylenetetrahydrofolate reductase [NAD(P)H], with translation MSQDRRYSFEFFPTKTDAGHEKLMATATQLASYNPDFFSCTYGAGGSTRDRTINTVLQLESQVKVPAAPHLSCVGDSKADLRGLLTQYKSAGIKRIVALRGDLPSGMGMASGELRHANDLVSFIREETGDHFHIEVAAYPEMHPQAHSFEDDLQNFVRKANAGADSAITQYFFNADSYFYFVERVRAMGVNIPIVPGIMPITNYSKLARFSDACGAEIPRWVRKQLEAYGDDVKSIQAFGEQVITNMCEDLLNGGAPGLHFYTLNQAEPSLAIWNNLKLPR, from the coding sequence ATGTCCCAAGACCGTCGCTACAGCTTCGAGTTCTTCCCGACCAAGACCGATGCTGGGCATGAAAAACTGATGGCGACTGCTACGCAGTTGGCCAGCTACAACCCCGACTTCTTTTCCTGCACTTACGGCGCCGGCGGCTCGACCCGTGACCGCACGATCAACACCGTGTTACAGCTGGAAAGCCAAGTCAAAGTTCCCGCCGCTCCGCACTTGTCGTGCGTGGGCGACAGCAAGGCCGACTTGCGCGGCCTGCTGACCCAATACAAGAGCGCTGGCATCAAGCGCATCGTCGCCCTGCGCGGCGACCTTCCGTCCGGCATGGGCATGGCCAGCGGTGAGCTGCGCCACGCCAATGACTTGGTGAGCTTTATCCGTGAAGAGACCGGCGATCACTTCCACATCGAAGTGGCGGCTTACCCGGAGATGCACCCCCAGGCACACAGTTTCGAAGACGATCTGCAGAACTTCGTGCGCAAGGCCAACGCCGGCGCCGACAGCGCGATCACCCAGTACTTCTTCAACGCCGACAGCTACTTCTACTTCGTCGAACGTGTACGGGCCATGGGTGTGAACATCCCCATCGTACCGGGCATCATGCCGATCACCAACTACAGCAAGCTGGCGCGCTTCTCCGACGCCTGCGGTGCCGAGATCCCACGCTGGGTGCGCAAGCAATTGGAAGCCTATGGCGACGACGTCAAGAGCATCCAAGCGTTTGGCGAACAGGTCATCACAAATATGTGTGAAGATTTGTTGAACGGTGGTGCACCGGGGCTACATTTCTATACCCTTAACCAGGCCGAACCGAGCCTTGCGATCTGGAACAACCTCAAGCTGCCGCGCTGA
- a CDS encoding DEAD/DEAH box helicase — MSFASLGLSEALVRAIEAAGYTEPTPVQQRAIPAVLQGRDLMVAAQTGTGKTGGFALPILERLFPNGHPDKSQRHGPRQPRVLVLTPTRELAAQVHDSFKLYARDLKFVSACIFGGVGMNPQVQAMSRGVDVLVACPGRLLDLCGQGSVDLSHVEILVLDEADRMLDMGFVHDVKKVLARLPAKRQNLLFSATFSQDITALAGKLLHNPERIEVTPPNTTVERIEQRVFRLPASHKRALLAHLITAGAWEQVLVFTRTKHGANRLAEYLDKHGLTAVAIHGNKSQNARTKALADFKAGTVRILVATDIAARGLDIDQLPHVVNFELPNVDEDYVHRIGRTGRAGRSGEAISLVAPDEEKLLKSIERMTKQKIADGDLMGFDASTVEAEKPEARERPDVRNPRNPRGPKGDGPNGGGGGGGRRDKGKDKGKEKSATSGRGERPAREQKPREGTPAREQRQPSQPPRAAADRAPDEFLDDDVDNFGNRVDYVPQAKPAQGRGRRPGAPAQGAGAGAPRGGQPQGGRQNGPRNSSGGTTGTPPAKRNGPRNGAPRDGQARREDSRSNNRRPARDDQPRSSEPAVQNPRGGPAPKIIHKESKADRFPTPEQLDQLPGRPRGEKPALLTRNR, encoded by the coding sequence ATGTCCTTTGCTTCCCTCGGTCTCTCCGAGGCTTTAGTCCGCGCCATCGAGGCAGCGGGCTATACCGAGCCTACTCCGGTGCAACAGCGGGCCATTCCCGCCGTGTTGCAAGGTCGCGACCTGATGGTCGCGGCTCAGACAGGTACTGGTAAAACCGGCGGCTTCGCCCTCCCGATTCTGGAGCGGTTGTTTCCCAATGGTCACCCGGACAAATCCCAGCGTCACGGCCCGCGCCAACCGCGCGTACTGGTCCTGACCCCCACCCGCGAACTCGCCGCCCAAGTGCACGACAGCTTCAAGCTGTATGCCCGCGACTTGAAGTTCGTCAGCGCCTGCATCTTCGGCGGCGTCGGCATGAACCCACAGGTTCAGGCCATGTCCCGTGGTGTGGACGTACTGGTCGCCTGCCCGGGTCGCTTGCTCGACCTGTGCGGCCAAGGCAGCGTCGATTTGTCCCACGTGGAAATCCTCGTGCTGGACGAAGCCGACCGCATGCTCGACATGGGCTTTGTCCATGACGTGAAAAAGGTCCTCGCGCGCCTGCCGGCCAAACGCCAGAACCTGCTGTTCTCGGCCACGTTCTCCCAGGACATCACGGCCCTGGCTGGCAAGCTGTTGCACAACCCGGAGCGCATCGAAGTCACGCCGCCGAACACCACGGTCGAGCGTATCGAGCAACGTGTGTTCCGCCTGCCTGCCAGCCACAAGCGTGCGCTGCTGGCCCACCTGATCACCGCCGGCGCGTGGGAACAGGTGCTGGTCTTCACCCGCACTAAGCATGGCGCCAACCGCCTGGCCGAGTACCTGGACAAGCACGGCCTCACCGCCGTCGCCATTCATGGCAACAAGAGCCAGAACGCGCGCACCAAGGCCCTGGCTGACTTCAAGGCCGGCACCGTACGCATCCTGGTCGCCACCGATATCGCCGCCCGCGGCCTGGATATCGACCAGTTGCCACACGTGGTCAACTTCGAGCTGCCGAACGTCGATGAAGACTACGTGCACCGTATCGGCCGTACTGGCCGTGCCGGTCGCTCGGGTGAAGCCATCTCCCTGGTGGCGCCGGACGAAGAAAAACTGCTGAAAAGCATCGAACGCATGACCAAGCAGAAAATCGCCGACGGCGACCTGATGGGCTTCGATGCCAGCACCGTGGAGGCCGAGAAGCCTGAAGCGCGCGAGCGTCCAGACGTGCGTAATCCGCGCAACCCACGCGGTCCGAAGGGTGATGGCCCGAACGGCGGCGGTGGTGGCGGTGGTCGTCGCGACAAGGGCAAAGATAAAGGCAAGGAAAAATCTGCGACCAGCGGCCGTGGCGAACGCCCAGCCCGTGAGCAGAAACCCCGTGAAGGTACCCCGGCCCGCGAACAGCGCCAGCCGAGCCAACCGCCACGCGCCGCTGCCGACCGTGCGCCGGACGAATTCCTCGACGACGACGTGGATAACTTCGGTAACCGCGTCGACTACGTGCCACAGGCCAAACCGGCCCAAGGCCGTGGCCGTCGTCCAGGTGCCCCGGCACAGGGCGCAGGCGCTGGCGCTCCACGTGGCGGTCAGCCACAAGGTGGTCGTCAGAATGGCCCCCGCAACAGCAGCGGCGGCACCACCGGTACACCACCTGCCAAGCGCAACGGCCCGCGTAACGGCGCGCCGCGTGATGGCCAGGCTCGCCGCGAAGACTCGCGCAGCAACAACCGTCGCCCGGCCCGTGACGACCAGCCTCGCTCGTCCGAGCCGGCCGTGCAGAACCCACGCGGTGGCCCGGCGCCAAAGATCATCCACAAGGAGTCGAAGGCTGATCGCTTCCCGACACCCGAGCAGTTGGATCAACTGCCAGGCCGTCCTCGTGGTGAAAAGCCAGCGTTGCTGACCCGCAACCGCTGA
- a CDS encoding YceI family protein, whose product MLKKTLAALAIGTALLSAGQVMAADYKIDKEGQHAFIDWKISHLGYSFIHGTFKDWDGTFSWDAAKPESSKIAVDVKTASLWSNHAERDKHIASKDFLDVAKFADAKFVSTAVKSTGEKTADVTGDLTFHGVTKPVTFKATFNGEGKDPWGGERAGFNAKTTVNLNDFGIKGPGPSSQTVDLDISLEGVKQK is encoded by the coding sequence ATGTTGAAAAAGACCCTCGCCGCTCTGGCAATCGGTACTGCCCTGCTGTCTGCAGGTCAGGTGATGGCTGCTGACTACAAGATCGACAAGGAAGGCCAGCACGCCTTCATCGACTGGAAAATCAGCCACCTGGGCTACAGCTTCATCCACGGTACTTTCAAGGACTGGGATGGCACCTTCAGCTGGGACGCCGCCAAGCCTGAGTCCAGCAAAATCGCGGTCGACGTGAAAACCGCCAGCCTGTGGTCCAACCACGCAGAACGTGACAAGCACATCGCCAGCAAAGACTTCCTGGACGTTGCCAAGTTCGCTGACGCCAAGTTTGTCTCCACTGCCGTCAAGTCCACCGGCGAAAAAACCGCTGACGTGACCGGCGACCTGACCTTCCACGGCGTGACCAAACCGGTGACCTTCAAGGCCACCTTCAACGGTGAGGGCAAAGACCCGTGGGGCGGCGAGCGTGCCGGCTTCAACGCCAAGACCACCGTCAACCTGAACGACTTCGGCATCAAAGGCCCAGGCCCGTCCTCGCAGACTGTGGACCTGGACATCTCGCTGGAAGGTGTTAAGCAGAAGTAA
- a CDS encoding cytochrome b, with product MQLRNSPARYGWVSMVLHWGVALVVFGLFALGLWMVGLDYYSAWRKDAPDLHKSIGITLFAIMLVRIVWRLVSPPPPPLASYSRMTRIGAAFGHGFLYLGLFAVMIAGYLISTADGVGIPVFGLFEIPAVVSGLPDQADNAGLVHLYLAWVLVVFAGLHGVAALKHHFIDRDVTLLRMLGRKA from the coding sequence ATGCAGTTACGTAATTCACCGGCCCGCTATGGCTGGGTCAGCATGGTTTTGCACTGGGGCGTGGCCCTGGTGGTGTTTGGCTTGTTCGCCCTGGGCCTGTGGATGGTCGGTCTCGACTACTACAGCGCCTGGCGTAAAGACGCGCCGGACCTGCATAAGAGCATTGGCATCACGCTGTTCGCCATCATGCTGGTGCGTATTGTCTGGCGTCTGGTGAGCCCGCCGCCGCCACCGCTGGCCAGCTACAGCCGCATGACCCGTATCGGCGCTGCCTTTGGCCACGGGTTCCTGTATCTCGGGTTGTTTGCCGTGATGATCGCTGGTTACCTGATTTCCACCGCAGACGGTGTCGGTATCCCGGTGTTTGGCCTGTTTGAGATTCCTGCCGTGGTTTCCGGACTACCGGACCAGGCAGATAACGCCGGCCTGGTGCATCTGTACCTCGCTTGGGTGTTGGTGGTCTTCGCCGGCTTGCACGGCGTGGCTGCGTTGAAACACCACTTCATTGACCGTGATGTGACCCTGCTTCGTATGCTGGGCCGCAAAGCCTGA